The segment ACCTAGTCAGGTATCTGTTGTGTAACTGACATTCTGAGCCTTGTTGTTGTCGGTAAACTAcagataatatctcattgtatgaGTTAACATTTGTGAAGCACATATAACTATATTCATATAATGCGAACATTACgtttaaaacaaacaacccgagGTACTTAGACGTTGAGCTCCCCAAATGACCACTATAAAATTACCTTAAACGCTAAACAATGGgcaattataaaaattcaaagaatttaagaaataaaaacacagaaaccaGAATACCAGAAATTCTGGGAGCTTTAGCACAACGCACACTAATAATTATATTCTGTACGCAATTATTTCCCAAACTCATTGCTGCCCTAAAGATTAATATAAGTTCAAATAAACATTTCACACtacattttcttaagtttttaagtAGGTTGTCTGTTAAAAGAcaaaacatgcttttaaaaaccTGCTGACGAATCTTCATATTACAACTCTTAACGTGGAAAAGTGAGTGGCTCTGAAAAGAGCCTTTGAAGAGAGCAAGATGTAGAAAAACTTTTATTTGGAGCTGGTGTACTTGGTGACGGCCTTGGTGCCCTCGGACACCGCGTGCTTGGCCAGCTCCCCGGGCAGTAGCAGGCGCACGGCCGTCTGGATCTCTCTGGAGGTGATGGTCGAGCGCTTGTTGTAATGCGCCAGGCGCGACGCCTCGCCCGCGATGCGTTCGAAGATGTCATTGACGAACGAGTTCATGATGCCCATGGCCTTGGACGAGATGCCGGTGTCGGGGTGGACCTGCTTCAACACCTTATAAACATAGATAGAATAGCTTTCCTTACGGCCTCGTTTGCGTTTCTTGCCATCTTTCTTCTGCACCTTAGTCACGGCCTTCTTGGAACCCTTTTTAGGGGCTGGGGCGGACTTAGCAGGCTCTGGCATGGTAAACACCTAGAGGacgaggaaaatgaggaaaataacaagaaaaacagcAAACCCAAATCCCGGTATTTATAGCACGTATATACAAACTAAGACTAATAAGTCTGAACTTTGATTGGACTAAAGCCGACCAATAGAATAATAGTATGTAAATTAGGTATTCCAAAACTGCTTTTTTTAttggatgagaaaaagaaagctttctGGGAATCCAATAGGTTGACGTACAATACTGTTACATTACTAGAAATTcactaaaaaaaccccacatttttcttaaattttgaaaataagtaaaaacttGCCCACGTGAATGCGAAAACCAAGGAAGAAAATCTTGTTGTTTAACCAGATCCAGTCTTGACCGCAGCTCCGCTGGCTTTGTCTTAAATTGTACCCAACACTTCGGGTCTCTCCGCAGAGAATCCAGAGATGCTAGGCCGTTGTAGTACTGTAAAGAAATATTCTCATAAGACTCTCGATCGCCACATCTTTTTCCAGGTTCCGCATGGCAAGTTTTTTTTCTGGGTTCTTGCCATTAGACCGACCCGGGCTGACATTTTAAATGCATCAACACCAAACAGTAGAGTCAAATTACCAGTTGGAGACAAACCTGATATTAAAGACCCAGGAATCCCAGGATACTGGAATTGTGCTGCGCATACCCTGAATGAAATACAAAACTCTTTACGTCTAAACAGTATATCCTAGAACACCATGCTAGATAGTTCCCATGGATACAATAAAATAGGACTCGAAATTCGTAGACAACGGATTTTTAAACAGGGAACAAGGACGGGGAATTTGATTCGGATGAAAATGGGTTAAAGGCAGAAAATGGCgggtgtttttttaaaagagaaatccTAAAGTGCTTTCTACTTTAAACAGATTCTATTTTGTATATTCGAACAGACGAAAAGATAAAGAATATTAAATGACTACTGTAAAGTGCTTCTGGGTcctacttgtgtgtgtgtgaagcattATCAGCG is part of the Equus caballus isolate H_3958 breed thoroughbred chromosome 20, TB-T2T, whole genome shotgun sequence genome and harbors:
- the H2BC25 gene encoding histone H2B type 2-E-like; translated protein: MPEPAKSAPAPKKGSKKAVTKVQKKDGKKRKRGRKESYSIYVYKVLKQVHPDTGISSKAMGIMNSFVNDIFERIAGEASRLAHYNKRSTITSREIQTAVRLLLPGELAKHAVSEGTKAVTKYTSSK